The following coding sequences lie in one Takifugu rubripes chromosome 8, fTakRub1.2, whole genome shotgun sequence genomic window:
- the LOC115250776 gene encoding uncharacterized protein isoform X3: MSNTALLQRIRDPPQPPTPILVCSKVALCIMPVAQIAIGAVHLNNCPREPHIPIYLIVSGVFTLALALLSCLPCSRQANDEPTNPLSRVCTAWNSLTTLFLFCWFVAGNVWIYSIYEPNYDKTAADPYCNRTLYLFAFWTTTLVYILLGLFFVGGCCVLVCFCLLGRADPDDV; this comes from the exons ATGTCCAATACTGCTCTGCTTCAACGCATCAGGGACCCGCCTCAACCCCCGACCCCGATCCTAG TGTGTTCCAAGGTCGCCCTCTGCATCATGCCCGTCGCTCAAATCGCCATTG GTGCGGTCCACCTGAACAACTGTCCCCGGGAACCCCACATCCCCATCTATCTGATCGTGTCGGGGGTCTTCACCCTGGCCCTGGCGCTGCTGTCCTGCCTGCCGTGCTCCCGTCAGGCCAACGACGAGCCCACCAACCCCCTCAGTCGGGTCTGCACCGCCTGGAACTCTCTGACCACCTTGTTCCTGTTCTGCTGGTTCGTAGCAG GGAACGTGTGGATCTACTCCATTTACGAGCCCAACTACGACAAGACCGCCGCGGATCCGTACTGCAACAGGACGCTGTACCTGTTTGCGTTCTGGACCACCACCTTGGTCTACATCCTGCTGGGTCTCTTCTTTGTTGGTGGCTGCTGTGTCCTGGTCTGTTTCTGCCTGCTGGGTCGAGCCGATCCCGACGACGTGTAG
- the pcolceb gene encoding procollagen C-endopeptidase enhancer b, with protein MEVRVWILCVLAALRLRWTAAQAQTNYSRPTFECGGHLVTDSGIVASEGFPTPYKPNSKCTWYITVPESHVVMISFRLFDLEADPTCRYDYLDVYNGHSRLVQKLGRFCGTFRPGALISTSNTMMLEMVSDEATGGRGFLAYFSAGKPHMEEDQFCGGRLTKAQGSVKTPNWPNSNYPAGISCSWHISVEPNNVIEVKFEKLDLEPDTYCRYDYVALFNGGENDNSRRIGKFCGDRAPGVIVTKGNQLLVQFVSDLSITSDGFMAHYSSVPRGARAPTSTGDFIYGPQTTSMPRRPNKPIKPIPKPKPKPKSTLKPTKKPQVKTPVKPPPRKPTKKPAVKPTAKPKPAKPTRKTPVKKPTKPTPKPRVRPVAKPTPKPKVAKPTPKPKVAKPTLRPRMKPKPTRKPAPKPKPTSKPRPKPAKPTSRSGVKPTVKAKLKPKVTPKPGTKKIVTKKPVVSKKPLPGNPLCKQPCKRTGTLQSSFCPHDFVITGKVTALLPGPSSAKVEVSLIKAYKGGRLNVTRSGPAASVTLTSTCKRCPGLTKGLNYVLMGNVDARGNGVLSPSSFTLHYKPIHAKALALLSRKAC; from the exons ATGGAGGTCAGGGTGTGGATCTTGTGCGTTCTGGCGGCGCTCCGGCTGAGATGGACCGCGGCTCAGGCTCAGACCAACTACAGCAG GCCCACCTTCGAATGCGGAGGCCACCTGGTCACAGACTCCGGCATCGTGGCCAGTGAAGGCTTCCCGACTCCCTACAAACCCAACAGTAAATGCACCTGGTACATCACC GTCCCAGAAAGCCACGTGGTCATGATATCCTTCCGCCTCTTCGACCTGGAGGCCGACCCCACCTGCCGCTACGACTACCTGGACGTCTACAACGGCCACTCCCGCTTGGTGCAGAAGCTGGGCCGGTTCTGCGGGACGTTCCGGCCCGGGGCTCTAATCTCTACCTCCAACACCATGATGCTGGAGATGGTGTCGGATGAAGCCACCGGAGGAAGAGGATTTCTGGCCTACTTCAGCGCTGGAAAGCCACATATGGAAG AGGACCAGTTCTGTGGTGGACGGCTGACCAAAGCACAAGGTTCTGTCAAGACACCAAACTGGCCCAACTCCAATTACCCAGCAGGCATCAGCTGCTCCTGGCACATCTCCGTGGAACCCAACAAC GTGATCGAGGTGAAGTTCGAGAAGCTGGACCTGGAGCCCGACACGTACTGCCGGTACGACTACGTGGCGCTGTTTAACGGTGGGGAGAACGATAACTCCCGGCGGATTGGGAAGTTCTGCGGCGACAGGGCGCCAGG AGTTATCGTGACAAAGGGGAACCAGCTCCTCGTCCAGTTTGTCTCCGACCTCAGCATCACTTCCGATGGATTCATGGCTCACTATTCCAGTGTGCCCCGTGGAGCCCGGGCACCGACTAGCACAGGTGACTTCATTTATGGACCGCAGACCACATCGATGCCACGCAGACCAAACAAACCCATCAAACCGATTCCAAAACCCAAGCCTAAGCCCAAATCTACCCTGAAACCAACCAAAAAACCACAGGTGAAGACACCTGTGAAGCCTCCACCACGCAAACCTACCAAGAAACCAGCAGTTAAACCCACAGCTAAACCAAAACCGGCTAAGCCAACACGGAAGACACCTGTGAAAAAACCGACCAAACCAACACCTAAACCTCGAGTTAGACCAGTTGCTAAACCCACGCCCAAACCAAAGGTAGCTAAACCCACGCCCAAACCAAAGGTAGCTAAACCCACACTCAGGCCGAGAATGAAGCCCAAACCCACACGCAAACCTGCACCAAAGCCCAAACCCACTTCAAAACCTCGGCCCAAACCAGCAAAGCCGACATCCAGGAGCGGAGTCAAACCAACGGTCAAAGCCAAGCTGAAGCCTAAAGTGACCCCCAAGCCCGGAACAAAGAAGATCGTGACAAAGAAGCCGGTCGTGAGCAAGAAAC CTTTACCAGGGAACCCACTGTGCAAACAACCCTGCAAGAGGACAGGAACTCTTCAGTCCTCGTTCTGCCCTCATGACTTCG TCATTACTGGTAAGGTCACGGCTCTACTTCCTGGTCCGAGTTCGGCCAAAGTGGAGGTGTCGTTAATCAAGGCTTATAAAGGAGGACGCCTGAACGTCACCAGGTCAGGACCGGCCGCGTCCGTCACGCTGACCTCCACCTGCAAGAGATGTCCTGGCCTCACCAAAG GCCTGAACTACGTGTTGATGGGAAACGTGGACGCCCGGGGCAACGGTGTCCTCAGCCCGTCCAGCTTCACACTCCACTATAAACCCATCCACGCCAAAGCGCTAGCTCTCCTCTCCCGCAAAGCTTGCTGA